From Canis lupus baileyi chromosome 16, mCanLup2.hap1, whole genome shotgun sequence, a single genomic window includes:
- the ADAM11 gene encoding disintegrin and metalloproteinase domain-containing protein 11 isoform X8, with translation MWSAILAGRGQPSTAAGVFSDGNFTYIVEPREMARPQEPPQGPLPHLIYRTPLLPAPLGCREPGCLFAAPAHTAPVNRPRLRRKRQVRRGHPTVHSETKYVELIVVNDHQLFEQMRQSVVLTSNFAKSVVNLADVMYKEQLNTRIVLVAMETWADGDKIQVQDDLLETLARLMVYRREGLPEPSDATHLFSGRTFQSSSSGAAYVGGICSLSRGGGVNEYDNMGAMAVTLAQTLGQNLGMMWNKHRSSAGDCKCPDNWLGCIMEDTGFYLPRKFSRCSIDEYNQFLQEGGGSCLFNKPLKLLDPPECGNGFVEAGEECDCGSVQECSRAGGNCCKKCTLTHDAMCSDGLCCRRCKYEPRGVSCREAVNECDIAETCTGDSSQCPPNLHKLDGYYCDHEQGRCYGGRCKTRDRQCQALWGHAAADRFCYEKLNVEGTERGNCGRKGSGWVQCNKQDVLCGFLLCVNISGAPRLGDLGGDISSVTFYHQGKELDCRGGHVQLADGSDLSYVEDGTACGPNMLCLDHRCLPASAFNFSTCPGSGERRICSHHGVCSNEGKCICQPDWTGKDCSIHNPLPTSPPTGETERYKGPSGTNIIIGSIAGAVLVAAIVLGGTGWGFKNIRRGRYDPTQQGAV, from the exons gctgcCTATTTGCTGCCCCTGCTCATACTGCTCCTGTGAACCGGCCGAGGCTGAGAAGGAAAAGGCAG GTCCGCCGGGGCCACCCTACCGTGCACAGTGAGACCAAGTATGTGGAGCTGATCGTGGTCAACGACCACCAGCTG TTTGAGCAGATGCGCCAGTCGGTGGTCCTCACCAGCAACTTTGCCAAGTCGGTTGTGAACCTGGCAGATGTG ATGTACAAGGAGCAGCTCAATACCCGCATCGTGTTGGTTGCCATGGAAACATGGGCAGATGGGGACAAGATCCAGGTGCAGGATGACCTCCTGGAGACCCTAGCCCGGCTCATGGTCTATCGGCGGGAGGGCCTGCCTGAGCCCAGTGATGCCACCCATCTCTTCTC GGGCAGGACCTTCCAGAGCAGCAGTAGCGGGGCTGCCTATGTGGGGGGCATCTGCTCCCTGTCCAGGGGTGGTGGCGTAAATGAG TATGATAACATGGGCGCCATGGCAGTGACCCTGGCCCAGACGCTGGGGCAAAACCTGGGCATGATGTGGAATAAACACCGGAGCTCAGCAG GGGACTGCAAATGTCCGGACAACTGGCTGGGCTGCATCATGGAAGACACCGG GTTCTACCTGCCCCGCAAGTTCTCGCGCTGCAGCATCGACGAGTACAACCAGTTTCTGCAGGAGGGCGGCGGGAGCTGCCTCTTCAACAAGCCCCTCAAG CTCCTGGACCCGCCAGAGTGCGGGAACGGCTTCGTGGAGGCGGGGGAAGAGTGCGACTGTGGGTCGGTGCAG GAGTGCAGCCGTGCGGGTGGGAACTGCTGCAAGAAGTGCACCCTGACTCACGACGCCATGTGCAGCGACGGGCTCTGCTGTCGCCGCTGCAAG TACGAGCCGCGGGGCGTGTCCTGTCGAGAGGCCGTGAACGAGTGTGACATCGCGGAGACCTGCACGGGGGACTCGAGCCAG TGCCCCCCTAACCTGCACAAGCTGGATGGTTACTACTGTGATCACGAACAG GGCCGCTGCTACGGAGGTCGCTGCAAAACCCGGGACCGGCAGTGCCAAGCCCTTTGGGGCCATG CCGCTGCTGATCGCTTCTGCTATGAGAAGCTGAACGTGGAGGGGACGGAGCGTGGGAACTGTGGGCGCAAGGGGTCAGGCTGGGTCCAGTGCAATAAACA GGATGTGCTCTGTGGCTTCCTCCTCTGCGTCAACATCTCCGGAGCTCCTCGGCTGGGGGACCTAGGGGGAGACATCAGCAGTGTTACCTTCTACCACCAGGGCAAGGAGCTGGACTGCAG GGGTGGCCATGTACAGCTGGCCGATGGCTCCGACCTGAGTTACGTGGAGGATGGCACTGCCTGCGGGCCCAACATGTTGTGCCTGGACCATCGGTGCCTGccagcctctgccttcaactTCAGCACCTGCCCAGGCAGCGGGGAGCGCCGGATCTGCTCCCACCACGGG GTCTGCAGCAATGAAGGGAAGTGCATCTGTCAGCCAGACTGGACGGGCAAAGACTGCAGCATTCACAATCCCCTGCCCACGTCTCCACCCAcgggggagacagagagatatAAGG GTCCCAGCGGCACCAACATCATCATCGGCTCCATCGCGGGGGCTGTCCTGGTCGCAGCCATCGTCCTGGGCGGCACAGGCTGGGGATTTAA AAACATCCGCCGCGGAAGGTACGACCCGACCCAGCAGGGGGCAGTGTGA
- the ADAM11 gene encoding disintegrin and metalloproteinase domain-containing protein 11 isoform X9, producing MQGTRLPICCPCSYCSCEPAEAEKEKVRRGHPTVHSETKYVELIVVNDHQLFEQMRQSVVLTSNFAKSVVNLADVMYKEQLNTRIVLVAMETWADGDKIQVQDDLLETLARLMVYRREGLPEPSDATHLFSGRTFQSSSSGAAYVGGICSLSRGGGVNEYDNMGAMAVTLAQTLGQNLGMMWNKHRSSAGDCKCPDNWLGCIMEDTGFYLPRKFSRCSIDEYNQFLQEGGGSCLFNKPLKLLDPPECGNGFVEAGEECDCGSVQECSRAGGNCCKKCTLTHDAMCSDGLCCRRCKYEPRGVSCREAVNECDIAETCTGDSSQCPPNLHKLDGYYCDHEQGRCYGGRCKTRDRQCQALWGHAAADRFCYEKLNVEGTERGNCGRKGSGWVQCNKQDVLCGFLLCVNISGAPRLGDLGGDISSVTFYHQGKELDCRGGHVQLADGSDLSYVEDGTACGPNMLCLDHRCLPASAFNFSTCPGSGERRICSHHGVCSNEGKCICQPDWTGKDCSIHNPLPTSPPTGETERYKGPSGTNIIIGSIAGAVLVAAIVLGGTGWGFKNIRRGRYDPTQQGAV from the exons gctgcCTATTTGCTGCCCCTGCTCATACTGCTCCTGTGAACCGGCCGAGGCTGAGAAGGAAAAG GTCCGCCGGGGCCACCCTACCGTGCACAGTGAGACCAAGTATGTGGAGCTGATCGTGGTCAACGACCACCAGCTG TTTGAGCAGATGCGCCAGTCGGTGGTCCTCACCAGCAACTTTGCCAAGTCGGTTGTGAACCTGGCAGATGTG ATGTACAAGGAGCAGCTCAATACCCGCATCGTGTTGGTTGCCATGGAAACATGGGCAGATGGGGACAAGATCCAGGTGCAGGATGACCTCCTGGAGACCCTAGCCCGGCTCATGGTCTATCGGCGGGAGGGCCTGCCTGAGCCCAGTGATGCCACCCATCTCTTCTC GGGCAGGACCTTCCAGAGCAGCAGTAGCGGGGCTGCCTATGTGGGGGGCATCTGCTCCCTGTCCAGGGGTGGTGGCGTAAATGAG TATGATAACATGGGCGCCATGGCAGTGACCCTGGCCCAGACGCTGGGGCAAAACCTGGGCATGATGTGGAATAAACACCGGAGCTCAGCAG GGGACTGCAAATGTCCGGACAACTGGCTGGGCTGCATCATGGAAGACACCGG GTTCTACCTGCCCCGCAAGTTCTCGCGCTGCAGCATCGACGAGTACAACCAGTTTCTGCAGGAGGGCGGCGGGAGCTGCCTCTTCAACAAGCCCCTCAAG CTCCTGGACCCGCCAGAGTGCGGGAACGGCTTCGTGGAGGCGGGGGAAGAGTGCGACTGTGGGTCGGTGCAG GAGTGCAGCCGTGCGGGTGGGAACTGCTGCAAGAAGTGCACCCTGACTCACGACGCCATGTGCAGCGACGGGCTCTGCTGTCGCCGCTGCAAG TACGAGCCGCGGGGCGTGTCCTGTCGAGAGGCCGTGAACGAGTGTGACATCGCGGAGACCTGCACGGGGGACTCGAGCCAG TGCCCCCCTAACCTGCACAAGCTGGATGGTTACTACTGTGATCACGAACAG GGCCGCTGCTACGGAGGTCGCTGCAAAACCCGGGACCGGCAGTGCCAAGCCCTTTGGGGCCATG CCGCTGCTGATCGCTTCTGCTATGAGAAGCTGAACGTGGAGGGGACGGAGCGTGGGAACTGTGGGCGCAAGGGGTCAGGCTGGGTCCAGTGCAATAAACA GGATGTGCTCTGTGGCTTCCTCCTCTGCGTCAACATCTCCGGAGCTCCTCGGCTGGGGGACCTAGGGGGAGACATCAGCAGTGTTACCTTCTACCACCAGGGCAAGGAGCTGGACTGCAG GGGTGGCCATGTACAGCTGGCCGATGGCTCCGACCTGAGTTACGTGGAGGATGGCACTGCCTGCGGGCCCAACATGTTGTGCCTGGACCATCGGTGCCTGccagcctctgccttcaactTCAGCACCTGCCCAGGCAGCGGGGAGCGCCGGATCTGCTCCCACCACGGG GTCTGCAGCAATGAAGGGAAGTGCATCTGTCAGCCAGACTGGACGGGCAAAGACTGCAGCATTCACAATCCCCTGCCCACGTCTCCACCCAcgggggagacagagagatatAAGG GTCCCAGCGGCACCAACATCATCATCGGCTCCATCGCGGGGGCTGTCCTGGTCGCAGCCATCGTCCTGGGCGGCACAGGCTGGGGATTTAA AAACATCCGCCGCGGAAGGTACGACCCGACCCAGCAGGGGGCAGTGTGA